The following are encoded in a window of Ruminiclostridium herbifermentans genomic DNA:
- a CDS encoding extracellular solute-binding protein, translating into MNKVIRKSLAAVLAAAMTVSIVGCGGEKVSEPTNTATDTTAQASTPATGEKVTFNLWHIQTTDPMPAIIEDSMKRFSADNPNYEVVVTPMQNDAFKQKLQIAISSNSAPDIFPHWTGGPMIEYVNAEVIADLTSYMNENDYKGRFMDAAINQVTYNDKLWAIPVENTSVAMMFYNKDLFAKYNLQVPKTISELEKVADTLKSNGIIPFSLANKTQWTGSMWYCYLVDRYGSAEAFNKAANRTGSFEDEAFTQAGTKLQEWVKKDYFNKGFNGTDEDSGQSRTLLYTEKAAMTLMGSWFLSTVAGENKEFLEKVGSFPFPAVEGGKGDPNACLGTVGDNFYSVASSCKDVAAAFKAITYMIDDTAAAKRIEAGRIPPIKGVTVSDPRLQEVLDAVQKAPTVQLWYDQYLSPELAQLHKDTSQALFGLSKTPEEVNKEMEALAAKK; encoded by the coding sequence ATGAATAAGGTTATAAGAAAATCACTTGCTGCAGTTTTAGCAGCTGCGATGACAGTTTCAATTGTAGGTTGTGGTGGTGAAAAGGTTTCTGAACCAACAAATACTGCAACAGATACTACAGCGCAAGCATCTACACCAGCAACAGGTGAAAAGGTTACTTTTAATTTATGGCATATTCAGACTACAGATCCTATGCCAGCTATCATTGAGGACAGTATGAAACGTTTCTCAGCAGATAATCCAAATTATGAAGTTGTAGTAACTCCAATGCAGAATGATGCTTTCAAACAAAAGCTACAAATAGCAATAAGCTCAAATTCAGCACCAGATATTTTCCCTCACTGGACAGGTGGTCCAATGATAGAATATGTTAATGCTGAAGTAATAGCTGATTTAACATCTTATATGAATGAAAATGACTATAAGGGTCGCTTTATGGATGCTGCTATTAACCAAGTTACATATAATGATAAATTATGGGCTATACCAGTTGAGAACACTTCAGTAGCTATGATGTTCTACAACAAAGATCTATTTGCAAAATATAATCTTCAGGTTCCAAAGACAATTTCAGAACTTGAAAAAGTTGCTGATACATTGAAGTCTAATGGAATTATTCCTTTCTCACTAGCTAATAAGACTCAGTGGACAGGTTCAATGTGGTATTGCTACCTCGTTGATCGTTACGGAAGCGCAGAAGCATTTAATAAGGCTGCTAACCGTACTGGTTCATTTGAAGATGAAGCATTTACTCAGGCTGGTACAAAACTACAGGAATGGGTTAAGAAAGATTACTTCAATAAGGGCTTCAATGGAACAGATGAAGACTCAGGACAATCACGTACACTTTTATATACAGAAAAAGCTGCTATGACACTTATGGGTTCATGGTTCCTTTCAACAGTTGCTGGTGAAAACAAAGAATTCTTAGAGAAGGTTGGTTCATTCCCATTCCCAGCTGTTGAAGGTGGTAAGGGAGATCCTAATGCATGTCTAGGTACTGTTGGTGATAACTTCTATTCAGTAGCTTCAAGCTGCAAAGATGTAGCTGCAGCATTTAAAGCTATTACATATATGATAGACGATACAGCTGCTGCTAAACGTATTGAAGCTGGAAGAATACCACCAATAAAAGGTGTAACTGTTAGCGATCCACGTCTACAAGAAGTTTTAGATGCTGTACAAAAGGCTCCTACAGTTCAGTTATGGTATGACCAGTATCTATCACCTGAGTTAGCTCAGCTTCACAAAGATACATCACAAGCATTATTTGGATTATCAAAGACTCCAGAAGAAGTAAATAAAGAAATGGAAGCACTTGCAGCAAAGAAGTAA
- a CDS encoding carbohydrate ABC transporter permease: MNAARSLSYNKKRNTAIVSTVFLVPVFFFITVFIIYPIADSFWLSLHEWNGISSNRNFIGLENWKVLLTDSVFYKAFFNNIIIVILSIIIQLPIAMAIAFFLDVGGKKLNILKMIYFLPMLMSSVAVGFLFRYAYDPQFGIISAIDTLFGGEGMVDLLGNTTYAIYAVIAVICWQFIPFYMVYFLAGLSSIPVELYEAAIIDGATRGQYFWKIALPSMKGTIKSAAVLSLVGSLKYFDLIYVMTQGGPNGATELMATYMYKNAFQIMKMGYGSTVASAMFIIITAIALLTLKAINGKEEA, encoded by the coding sequence ATGAACGCTGCACGCTCACTGTCATACAACAAAAAAAGAAATACTGCTATTGTATCAACTGTGTTTCTCGTTCCAGTATTCTTCTTTATCACAGTTTTTATTATTTATCCTATAGCTGATTCATTTTGGTTAAGCCTTCATGAATGGAATGGTATCAGCTCCAATAGAAACTTTATTGGTTTAGAAAATTGGAAAGTTCTACTAACTGATAGTGTTTTTTATAAGGCATTTTTTAATAATATTATTATTGTAATTCTATCAATAATAATACAGCTGCCAATAGCTATGGCAATTGCTTTTTTCCTAGATGTTGGCGGAAAGAAGCTGAACATTCTTAAAATGATATATTTCTTACCAATGCTTATGTCATCAGTTGCTGTTGGATTCTTATTCAGATATGCTTATGATCCGCAGTTTGGAATAATTAGTGCTATTGACACTTTATTTGGTGGCGAAGGTATGGTTGACCTGCTAGGTAATACTACATATGCTATATATGCAGTAATCGCTGTTATATGTTGGCAGTTCATTCCGTTTTATATGGTATATTTTTTAGCTGGATTAAGTTCAATACCTGTTGAATTATATGAAGCTGCTATTATTGATGGAGCAACACGTGGTCAATATTTCTGGAAAATTGCACTTCCTAGCATGAAAGGTACTATAAAGAGTGCCGCAGTATTATCACTAGTTGGTTCATTAAAATACTTTGATTTGATTTATGTTATGACTCAAGGTGGACCTAATGGTGCTACAGAGTTAATGGCTACTTACATGTATAAAAATGCTTTTCAGATTATGAAAATGGGATATGGATCTACTGTAGCGTCAGCAATGTTTATTATAATTACTGCTATCGCATTATTGACTCTTAAGGCCATAAACGGAAAAGAGGAGGCTTAA